GTATTAATACCTATTACGACCAAGATACCAAAGCAAACCTTAGATCTGACAACCAAGAAAAATCTGTTGTCGTACCTCAGTTTACTTTTGCAACAGGTCTAACATTTGAAAAAGATGGAAAATACCTTCAAAGTATTTCTCCACGCGCTTTCTATGCGTATTCACCATATAAAAACCAAGACAACAATCCAAACTTTGACTCAACGACAGCCTCGGTCAATTATGATCAACTGTTCAACCCATATCGCTTTTATGGGCATGACCGCTTAGATGACAACAATTTCCTATCGCTTGGTATTACCTATAGCTTGTTAGACACTGAAGGTTTAGAACGAATTAAAGCCAGTATTGGTCAAAGCTATTATTTTAGTGACCGTCGTGTCAGCCTAAACGAAAAACTGGATGAGTTCGACACTCAGCGCCGTACCGGACCTATTGTAAGTCTTTCTAGTCAACTCAACCAAAATGTCACCATCAGCTCCAACTCCGCATGGACAGAAAATGGTGACAACGCACAACGAGATTTACAAGCGTACTATACGGGTGACAAAGGTAATCTTTACAATCTGGGTTATTTCTATAGAAAAAAAATTACAGACCGACAAGATGCCTACGATCAAGTTGTTGCATCCTTTATACAACCTGTGAAGGACAATTGGCGTATCATGGGCCATGCCCAATATGATATCGACAACAATGTTATGCGTGAATATTTACTCGGTGTAAATTACGAGTCGTGTTGTTGGGCTGTATCCGTCTATGGTCGTTCTTACTACAATGATTTAGATGATCCAAACACCCCAGGCGTTCATAAAAAGAATGCTGTTATGGCTGAATTCACTCTCAAAGGCCTAGGTGCTTTAAACAACAAACTTGCTTCTCTGCTTGAGAATAGAGTTTTAGGTTTCGACAAAATTAATCAATCTTGGACACAACGTTAATGAAGATAAAACCTTTTCAACATATCTTTAAAGCGACTGTTCTCGCTGCCCTAATTTCTTCATCAATGCACAGCTTTGCACAACCAACGGATGAGGTTGTTGCAATTGTTGATAGTAGTGTCATTCTTAAAAGTGATTTAGAACAAGGAGTTGCTGAAACAGAGCATCAGTTAAAGGCGCAAAATAAAACAATTCCGCCACAACAGTATTTACAAATGCAAGTACTGGATCAACTGATTATTCATCAAGCTCAATTAGAGCAAGTCAAACGTTATGGCATCAAACCTGACGAAAAAAGTTTAAATGCGGCTGTTTTAAAAATCGCGAATCAATCAGGTGCAAACTCACTTGAAGCATTCCAGCAAAAGCTGGATTCAATCGCACCAGGAACTTATGAAAATTTACGTAACCGTGTTGCCGAAGACCTTGCTATAGGACGTTTACGCCAACAACAGGTTATGTCTCGTATCAAAATCAGTGATCATGATGTCGAAAACTTCTTAAAATCTCCTGAAGGTCAAGCTGCCCTTGGCACACAGGTCCACGTATTACATATGCGTATCTCTGGAGAAAATGAGAAGGACGTACAGCAAGTTGCTCAACAGGTTAAACAATCGTTAACAAATAGTGATGATACAAAAGCGATCAGCTCTAAGCTATCAACAGCTTCAGTTAAGGTCGATGGTGCAGATATGGGCTTCCGCTCACTCGCAGAAATCCCAACTGAACTTTCGGCACGTATTGCACCACTCCAAATTGGACAAACCACAGAGTTAATCAATGTTCGTGATGGCGTACATGTATTAAAATTACTTGAACGTAAGCAAAACGATCAGAAGGCCTTGGTTCCGCAATATCAGACCCGCCATATTTTGATTCAACCTTCTGAAGTTGTCAGTGTAGATCGTGCGAAACAAATGATCGATAGCCTTTACAACCGCGCTAAAGCAGGTGAAGACTTCGCAACACTGGCTGCAACCTACTCAAATGATACAGGTTCGGCGCGTGATGGCGGTAGCTTAGGCTGGGTTAGCCCGGGCGTTATGGTCCCTGAATTTGAAAAAGTGATGAAAGACACCCCTGTCGGACAAATTAGCAAACCATTCCAAAGCCAATTTGGTTGGCATATCCTGCAAGTGACGGATACACGCCAACAAGATATGACCAAAGAAGTGCAAGAACGTATGGCACGTCAGATTTTAGGTGAACGCTTATTTGATACTGAGGTGGATAGCTGGATGCGAGAGCTACGTGCAAACGCCTATGTTGAAATTAAAGATGCCAATCTAGACTCCAAAGCAAAGCAAAAATAATTGATTTAAAAAAATACCAGCAAATTGCTGGTATTTTTTTAAATCACAAATGAAAAAAGCGGCTATGGCCGCTTTTTTCATTTCACAAATAACGCTTAGATTACTTGTAACGATCAACCATTTTCTCTAAAGAAATTGGGCGAATCTTACTCGCATTACCCGCTGTACCAAATGCTTCGTAACGAGCAACACAGATCTCTTTCATTGCTTCAACAGTTTCACCGAAGAATTTACGCGGATCAAACTCGCTTGGTTTCTCAGCCATCATACGACGCATTGCGCCTGTAGACGCCAAACGCAAATCGGTATCAATATTAATCTTACGCACACCATGCTTGATCGCCTCAACAAGCTGATCGACAGGTACACCATAAGTCTCTTTAATATCACCACCATATTGGTTAATCACAGCCAACCACTCTTGTGGTACAGAGCTTGAACCATGCATAACAAGATGTGTATTTGGTAACGCGGCATGAATTTCTTTAATACGGTCAATGGCCAAGATATCGCCCGTAGGTGGACGAGTAAACTTATACGCACCATGCGAGGTACCCACTGCAATTGCCAAGGCATCGACATTGGTATCTGCAACGAATTGAGTTGCTTCTTCTACAGAAGTTAACAACTGAGAATGGTCAAGCACACCTTCTGCACCAACACCATCTTCTTCGCCAGCCATACCAGTTTCAAGGCTACCTAGGCAACCAATCTCACCTTCAACCGACACACCACAAGCATGCGCCATTGCCACAACACGACGAGTTACATCTACATTGTAATCGTATGTTGTTGGTGTTTTACCATCTGCACCCAATGAGCCATCCATCATCACCGAGCTAAAGCCCAATTGAATAGAACGTTGGCAAACATCTGGACTTGTACCATGATCTTGATGCATTACCACCGGAATATGTGGCCACTCTTCAATCGCAGCTAAAATAAGATGACGTAAGAAAGGTGCACCCGCATATTTACGTGCACCCGCCGAAGCTTGCACGATCACAGGTGAGTTTGTTGCATCCGCAGCGAGCATGATTGCACGCATTTGTTCTAAGTTGTTTACGTTAAATGCTGGTACGCCGTAGTTATGTTCTGCAGCGTGATCCAAGAGCTGGCGCATTGAGATTAGAGCCATAATATCCTCCCAGGTAATGCGCCATATTCTACATGCTGATGTATTTCAATTCAGCAACTAATCACAGGAATTATAAAAAAATCTTCAGTCTTTTGTGTAATTTGAGTAGCAAACCTTATGAAATAAGCAAAAAGACCAAATCATGTGATGATTTGGTCTTTTCAAAGAAGATCTTATCGTCTTAATCAAATACCTTATAAGACTTAGCAATAACCTTCTAAACGCGTTAATGGTAATTTTTTACCAATCGCTTTTTCAATCTCAGGTAAATAGAATGCATCATCTTCAGACAGGAAACTGATACTGACACCTTGCGCTCCCGCACGACCCGTACGGCCAATACGATGTACATAATCATCTGATTGCTCAGGTAAGGTGAAATTGATCACGTGCGAAACCCCATCGACATGGATACCACGACCTGCAACATCGGTTGCAATCATAATATTATTCTTACCTTGCTTGAACTGATCGAGCATTTTCAGGCGTTTATCTTGTGCAATTTCACCAGATAACATCCCGACCTTATAACCATCACGCTTTAAATGATCATATAAACGACGAACCTGATCACGGCGATTCGCAAAAATCATCACCTTATCAATTGGCTCTTCACGAAGAATCTCTTGTAACAGCTTATATTTATCCTGCTTCGCAACCACATAAACACGTTGTTCAACATCGTTATTTGTTTTTTGTTCAGGTTCAATTTCTACCGTTACAGGCTCAAATAACCATTGACGTGCAAGATTCAAAACATCATAGCTAAATGTTGCAGAGAACATTAAGGTTTGACGCTGCTCTTTAAATGGTGAATAACGAACAATTCTTTTAACAGATGGAATGAAGCCCATATCAAGTAAACGGTCTGCTTCATCGATCACCAAGAATTCAATTTTGTCTAACCACACTTCTTTTTGTTCAACAAAATCGATCAAACGCCCTGGCGTTGCCACGATAATATCAACGAAGTTTCGATCCAACATTTTCTTTTGTTTTTCAAAATCCACACCACCCAACAGCGTTACGAGGTGCAAATTTGAAAATTTCGTTAATGCTTGTGCATCACTTTCAATCTGTAATGCTAACTCACGTGTTGGCGCTAGAATTAACGCACGTGGTTCACCACGGAAACGTTGTTCTTTCACTGGATTATTAAGTAGATCATTGATCACACTAATCAAAAAGGCCGCAGTTTTACCTGTACCTGTTTGCGCTCGACCAATGGCATCATGCCCTGCCAATGTATATTTTAAAACCTTTTGTTGAATTGGGGTCATTTGTGTAAAACCCAAAGCATCAATCGCTTTCTTCAACTGCGGATGTAAATTTAAGGTTTCAAAACCAGACGTCATATATGCTCTCGAACCATCAGTGATCAAAAGAAAGTGGCTATTATAAACAAAAACGCCCCAAATTACATTGGAGCGTTTTTATATTGCGTATAAGGCAACAAATTAGTCTAAAGGCTGAACGTTTTCAGCTTGGAAACCTTTTTGTCCTTGAACTACGCTGAATTCTACGCGTTGGCCGTCACGTAAAGAACGGTGACCTTCACCAACAATTGCACGGAAATGAACGAATACGTCATCACCGCCATTACGTTGAATAAAACCAAAGCCTTTAGTGTCGTTAAACCACTTTACTACGCCTTGTTCACGAGCTGTCATAAGTCAATCCTCAGATTTTGAAAGATAAGGACCTTCCGGTGTTGCAAACAGCAGAGCCAACAAGGTTTTAAAATATTTATAATTTTAAAGCTTGTAATCATTCTGTAAAACTATCAACAATTTCCGGTTACATCCATTTGTTATTAGGGTTTATTACAATAATATTGCATTAAACTCTTCCTAAAACGCATCGAGCTTATCACGGGTTTATGACAATTAATAGAATTATTTTTAGTTATTTCCCTAGTTTCTATCTGTTTTTTCACTAATTTAGCTATTTTTTAATGAAATTTTTCTCTCAAAAATTACGCAAAAATTTGTTAATATGATTTTGAATGAAACAATTTAAATGCATATGACTGATACCCCCAATTCTCCTGAAATAATTGATGCACTCGGACAGCCTTGCCCTATGCCATTACTCATGTTGAAACGCGCGTTAAAGAAAACTGAAGGTTCAAAACAATATTTACTGAAATCTTCTGATCCACACAGCGAAATTGATGTAACACGATATTGCAAAATCCAACAACTTCAATGCCAGACACAGAAAATTTCAGATCATGAATTTCACTATTTAATTGAATCTATGTAATTCTTTGCTAAACTCTTGGTTAAAGATAAAATTGCTTAATTTACATTTCTATACTCAAATTTCCTTAGTGATGAAGAACATTCGCATTAAGATGAAATTGTTGACTCAAATATCATCCTATAAGGAGACTCCATGACTACTGACAGCAGCAATCAATTGATGCCCCTGTCATTGTCTGCGCCAGGTGTAAACCTTGGTGCATATATCAGTACTGTCAATCAAATTCCAATCTTAACGGCCGAGCAGGAAAAAGAACTTGCTGAGCGTTATTATTATGACCAAGACCTTGATGCTGCCAAACTATTGGTAATGTCACACCTACGCTTTGTCGTACATATTGCACGTAGTTATGCAGGTTATGGATTACCACAAGGTGATCTTATTCAAGAAGGTAACCTCGGATTAATGAAAGCGGTAAAACGCTTCGATCCGAATATGGGTGTTCGCTTAGTTTCTTTTGCTGTGCACTGGATTAAAGCCGAAATACATGAATATGTGATTCGTAACTGGCGTATTGTCAAAATCGCAACGACCAAGGCACAACGTAAATTATTCTTTAACTTACGTAGCCTTAAAAAATCAAGCAAACGACTCACTTTGGAAGAAGCGAAATCAATTGCCAATGATTTGAACGTCACACCAGAGCAAGTGCTCGAAATGGAAGGTCGTTTAACCGCTTATGATGCTGCTTTTGAAGCACAAGGTGATGATGATGACGATACACCACATACTGCTCCTGCACTTTATCTAGAAGATAATCGTTACGACCCTGCGCGCCTGATTGAAGAAGAAGATTATGAAGAGCAAAGTACCTCTGCCTTACACGAGGCAATGGAACAGCTTGATGATCGCTCTCGTAATATCTTACAACGCCGCTGGTTAGATGATGATAAATCGACTTTGCATGAACTGGCTGCTGAATATAACGTTTCCGCAGAACGAATTCGCCAGCTTGAAAAAAATGCAATGGAGAAAATCAAGACTGCAATGTCTGCGAGCTAGAACCAATACAAACACAAGGGCTTTAATGCCCTTTTGTTTTATCTGGCTTTGTTTAAGCCCTCGAATATGTTAACTTTGTTCATCAAATTTCCAGTTCCATTATCATTATGTGGATAGCTATCTCGGCGCTTAACCTTGCGCTTGCAGTTATGTTGGGTGCTTTTGGTGCTCATGGACTCAAATCTTTTGCAACCCCAGAGCAGCTCGCTTGGTGGGGTACAGCAACCCAATACTTCTTTTATCACGCGATTGGTTTGCTTATCTTGGGTGTCCTGCATAAAACCACAGTAACCTTCCCAATAAAAATTCCTTTTATTTTGATCCAAATTGGTATCATCTTTTTCTGCGGTTCGTTGTACATTATGGCGCTCGGCCTGCCTCGAATCTTAGGTGCAATTACCCCAATTGGCGGTGCATTTATGATTGCGGGCTGGTTGCTACTCGCATGGCAAGCAATCAAGCATGCGAAATAAGGATTGATCATGCACATCTATTTAAATGGCGAGTCAACAGACACGTCTTGTGAAAACCTACAGCAATTGATTCAAAGCTTAGCGCTTGAAGGCAAACGCTTCGCTGTAGAAAAGAACCAACAGATTATTCCGAAAAGTAGACTTGAGCAAACCGCAATTGCTCCTGAAGATCATATTGAAATTATTCAAGCTGTTGGTGGCGGCTAATTGGCTAAAAATGGAGTAAGCCCATGCAAGATTCCCCTTTAATTATTGGTTCTCGTACTTTCCAATCTCGTTTATTGGTTGGGACAGGTAAATATAAAGACCTCAATGAAACTGATTTAGCCATTCAAGCCAGTGGTGCCGAAATTGTGACCGTGGCAATTCGTCGTGTAAATATCGGACAGCATGCTGATCAGCCGAACTTGCTTTCAGTAATTCCACCAGAGAAATACACGATTTTGCCGAATACTGCAGGCTGCTTTGATGCGGATAGCGCAATTCGTACCTGTATGCTGGCACGTGAACTGCTTGATGGTCACAATCTAGTGAAGCTAGAAGTGCTCGGTGATGAAAAAACCTTATATCCGAATGTAACCGCAACGCTTAAAGCAGCGCAAACCTTGATTGATGATGGTTTTGAGATCATGGTTTATACCTCAGATGACCCAATTGTTGCGCAAGAACTTGAGAGCATGGGTTGTGTTGCGATCATGCCATTGGGCAGTTTGATTGGCTCTGGTCTCGGCATTCTGAATCCACATACCATTTCAATTATTAAAGAAAATGCTAAAGTCCCTGTCTTGGTTGATGCTGGTGTTGGTACTGCCAGTGATGCGGCGATTGCAATGGAATTGGGTTGCGACGGCGTATTAATGAATACAGCGATTGCAGCTGCGCAAAATCCGATTTTAATGGCTTCAGCCATGAAGAAAGCGGTTGAAGCGGGTCGTGAAGCATTTTTAGCAGGTCGTATGCCACGTAAGCGCATGGCCAATGCGAGCTCACCAGAGACTGGGTATTTCTTTAAGTAAATCAACTCAGCATGTTTTGGGCGAACATAGTTTGCCCATTACACTCATACAAATTATTTTTAAATAAGCGTTATCATAAAATTATAGATGAATACAGCTACAATAAAATTAAGAAAAGAGATGGTTTATGACAGATTTTATTTTAGAATCAACATATGAAATTATTCCCGTTCAACTCGAATATGGCGCTGAAGAGTTCTTTTGGGAAACTCCTTTTGAAACGCTTACCGAGATTATAACTTGGTGGGAAAATCAGGAAGATATAGACATTTATACAAAAATGTTATAGATATTCTTAGTGGAGGTGTAATACATCGTATTAAAACAGATCTTGAACATGATTTATTTTACAAATTATGCAGCCATTCAATTAATTTAATGATTGATGACAATTACTCATCTTATTTATTTTATCAAGGAAAAAGTATCTTCATAAAGGGATAAAATATTATCCGTAATGGAGTTTTATTTTTTCAAATGATATTGATCTCTCAGGTTTCTAATAAAAGGCGTTATATTCCAACTATCCTCAAATGACTCTACGCCATTTGCCCAATAAAGAACAGTTTGTGTGTGCAAATCAAGATTATTTTCAACAAGAGATAGTGTCCGATACCAACGAGAGTCTTTCTCTAAATCATTCACTTCTTCAAAAGACTGAAAAAGCATTTCAATCAACAGAAATCGCTCATCTTCTGTAATATCGTTTAGATCATAAGCATTCAAAAAATCATCTATGTGAACTGCGTCAGCAACTTCATATTCCCAATCTTGCATATTATCGTGATAAGGTAAGTTCAACCGCTTTGCTAATGCCACCCTAGCATTAGTGTTAGGGAACTTAGGAATGTTTAAACTATTTTCCATCTAATATTCCCCTCAAATTCCCTTTCGCCCTTTGCTCAAAACTCTGTTGAAAATATTCTGTTTGATACAGCGGTTCAGTCTGATAAAAATGCGCTAGAACTTCTTTTCTTTTAATCGAATAGACATCTGGATCAACCCAAGCATTTTCCTGCTGAATCTGCTGCTCATATTCCGCAAAACGGTCTGGTGAAGCCGCTAGAATCGCCAGATCAATATCCAGTAAAAACTGTAAATCCAACTCATCTGTCGATGCATGCTTTTGCGTGGCAACAATCCACCGCTTTATCTTTTCAACAATATCGTTTGGTAAGTCTTGAGCCAGATACTGTTCAAATAGCTCAGCACTTTTAAGTTCATTGTCTTTGGCTTGTGGGTCATAAACTGCATCATGGAACCAGAGCGCCAAGACAACTGCATGTGCATCATTTAAATCAGCTCGAATCGAGTCAACTAGAACTAGACATTCATATAAATGCTGAAGCGTATGATAAGCGCGCTGCTTTTCACTATAGGCAGCAATCAATTTGTTAAAAACCTTCTGCGGCTCAGAAAAATGATAATGCTGATGCAGCTCAAACCATGATTTTTCTAATACGGTTAAATATTGCTGCATTGCCAATCCTCACTGAATCTCTTTATTCAGCCACTTTGCTAAAGATTCCGCATCTTTACGCTCAAGAAAAAGCTGATATAAGGTACAGGAACCAAACTCATGTTTCAGTTCCTGTTGGCGCATAGGATGATTACCAAATCGAAATCGTCGAGTACCATCCCGATCTAAAGGCAGTGCATATACCCCATAACTCCGAGGTTCTGTCAGGTGGCCTTTAATCAGGACTTGATCAGACGATATTGCGTGTTTTAACAAATGCTCTTTGGTTAACATCCCACCCTGCCCAAGGCAAATCTAAGCTGCGTGCTGTTCATCTCGCTTAAAGACCAATTCTTTATCCGATGAACTTTCAGCATCAAAGTAATACCCTTCACTATCAAATGCTTTTAATTGTTCTGCTTGGCTTAATTTATTTTCAATCAAGTATCTTGCCATCAATCCACGCGCTTTTTTCGCATAGAAACTAATGACTTTATATTTTCCGTTCTTCTGATCCAAGAATACAGGCTTAATAATTTCTGCCTGAATTTTCTTTTCATTCACAGATTTATAATATTCGTCAGAAGCCAAATTTACCAATACTTTCGCATCAATTTCAGCTAAATCTTGGTTAATTTGATCAGTGATAATGCTGCCCCAAAATTCATATAGATTATGACCACGCTTATTTTTTAGTTTAGTCCCCATTTCCAAACGGTACGGCATCATCAAATCCAACGGACGCAATAAACCATAAAGACCAGACAACATACGCAAATGCTGTTGGGCAAAATCAATCTCTTGGTCTTTTAAGTGATAAGCATCTAAACCGGTATATACATCGCCTTTAAATGCAAACAAGGCTTGGCGTGCATTGGAAAAATCAAAATCAGCATTCCAGTCACGAAAACGCTCTACATTTAAATTGGCAATTTTTTCGCTTACTGTCATCAAGGATGCGATTTCAGTCGCCGAAAGTTTACGGCATACATCAATCAACTGTTGAGATTGCGCCAATAAACGTGGTTGTGTATGTGTATCAGTAGGAAGTGCTGTAGTGTAATCAAGTGTTTTGGCTGGAGAAATTAAAGCAAGCATAATCAATCAAAAATAAATTTATCTTGGTGAAACTATAACAGTTGATAATTTTTAATGCCAATTCGTGTTCTCGTTCAGTTTTATCGGTAAAATAGTGGATTCTTCCATTATCCATTGCGTATCTTATGTCTGAGCAATTATTCATCCAAGGTCCTGTTGGTCAAATTGAAATGTTTGTTGATCAACCCCAAGGTGAAATCACAGGTTTTGCTGTTGTCTGCCATCCACATCCCTTACAAGGTGGTACACCGCATCATAAAGTCCCTGTTTTATTGGCTCAGATTTTCAATGAAATGGGCTGTGTTGTTTACCGCCCCAGCTTCCGCGGTTTAGCTGGTAGTGAAGGCACACATGACCAAGGCCATGGCGAGACTGATGACATCATGGCTGTGATTGAATATGCCCGTGAAAAGCATGCAGGTTTAACCTTCTACGCAGGTGGTTTTAGCTTTGGTTCACATGTACTGGCAAAATGCCAAGCCCAACTCAGCAATGAGTTACGTCCTAAACAGTTAGTGTTATGTGGTTTACCTACTGGCTCAGTTGTTGATTTACGTCATTACAAAACCCCTGCAATTGACGGCGACATTCTATTTGTTCACGGTGAACAGGATGATATTACCTTGCTCTCAGATATGATCGCTTGGGCAAAACCACAAAAACATCCGATCACGATTTTGCCAGGCGCCAATCATTTCTTCACAGGGTATCTAAAACAGTTGCGTCAAGTTATTACTCGTTTTTTAAAACTGTAGGCTTAACAACAAATTACTAAGAAAAATATACTTTTTTGAATCCAATGTCTGTTATATCAATATAGATGTACAGACATTCGGGTTCTTTAATAATGAAATTAAATAAAAAACAGGGACTTTTTTTAAAGCAAACCATTGAACAATGGCAACAACAAGGCACGATTACGCCTGATGTAGCCAATGAGTTAAATCAGAGTTTTTCAATTCGGCCGTTTGACTGGGAACGGCTGGCAAAATATTCATTCTGGATTTCAATAATTTGTGCCGTGATTGCGATTGCTGCAATTACCGCTGATCAGTTCTTGATGGAATTGATTGAAAAAATCTTTATCAATTCCAAAATCATTCCCTGTTTGATTTTTGCTGTGGTTGCAGCAGCCTTTTATGGCTTTGCATATCATCGACGTAAAACCAAACCCTTACATCAATTTAGTAATGAGGCGATTATTTTTGCAGGCGTGCTCTCTACCGCAGCGTCTGTCGCCTATTTTGGCCAAGCGATTGATACTGGTAGTGGGCATTTTTCTTTATTATTCCTGCTCTCCACCATCATTTATGCAGCACTTGCCTTCTGGTTCCCTTCTAAACTGATCTGGGTGTTTTCGCTGCTATCACTCGGCTCATGGTTTGGGACGGAAACAGGCTATATGTCTGGCTGGGGTGCCTATTATTTAGGCATGAACTTCCCTTTACGCTTTGTCTTTTTT
The DNA window shown above is from Acinetobacter colistiniresistens and carries:
- a CDS encoding peptidylprolyl isomerase yields the protein MKIKPFQHIFKATVLAALISSSMHSFAQPTDEVVAIVDSSVILKSDLEQGVAETEHQLKAQNKTIPPQQYLQMQVLDQLIIHQAQLEQVKRYGIKPDEKSLNAAVLKIANQSGANSLEAFQQKLDSIAPGTYENLRNRVAEDLAIGRLRQQQVMSRIKISDHDVENFLKSPEGQAALGTQVHVLHMRISGENEKDVQQVAQQVKQSLTNSDDTKAISSKLSTASVKVDGADMGFRSLAEIPTELSARIAPLQIGQTTELINVRDGVHVLKLLERKQNDQKALVPQYQTRHILIQPSEVVSVDRAKQMIDSLYNRAKAGEDFATLAATYSNDTGSARDGGSLGWVSPGVMVPEFEKVMKDTPVGQISKPFQSQFGWHILQVTDTRQQDMTKEVQERMARQILGERLFDTEVDSWMRELRANAYVEIKDANLDSKAKQK
- the fba gene encoding class II fructose-bisphosphate aldolase (catalyzes the reversible aldol condensation of dihydroxyacetonephosphate and glyceraldehyde 3-phosphate in the Calvin cycle, glycolysis, and/or gluconeogenesis); its protein translation is MALISMRQLLDHAAEHNYGVPAFNVNNLEQMRAIMLAADATNSPVIVQASAGARKYAGAPFLRHLILAAIEEWPHIPVVMHQDHGTSPDVCQRSIQLGFSSVMMDGSLGADGKTPTTYDYNVDVTRRVVAMAHACGVSVEGEIGCLGSLETGMAGEEDGVGAEGVLDHSQLLTSVEEATQFVADTNVDALAIAVGTSHGAYKFTRPPTGDILAIDRIKEIHAALPNTHLVMHGSSSVPQEWLAVINQYGGDIKETYGVPVDQLVEAIKHGVRKINIDTDLRLASTGAMRRMMAEKPSEFDPRKFFGETVEAMKEICVARYEAFGTAGNASKIRPISLEKMVDRYK
- the rhlB gene encoding ATP-dependent RNA helicase RhlB, with the protein product MTSGFETLNLHPQLKKAIDALGFTQMTPIQQKVLKYTLAGHDAIGRAQTGTGKTAAFLISVINDLLNNPVKEQRFRGEPRALILAPTRELALQIESDAQALTKFSNLHLVTLLGGVDFEKQKKMLDRNFVDIIVATPGRLIDFVEQKEVWLDKIEFLVIDEADRLLDMGFIPSVKRIVRYSPFKEQRQTLMFSATFSYDVLNLARQWLFEPVTVEIEPEQKTNNDVEQRVYVVAKQDKYKLLQEILREEPIDKVMIFANRRDQVRRLYDHLKRDGYKVGMLSGEIAQDKRLKMLDQFKQGKNNIMIATDVAGRGIHVDGVSHVINFTLPEQSDDYVHRIGRTGRAGAQGVSISFLSEDDAFYLPEIEKAIGKKLPLTRLEGYC
- a CDS encoding cold-shock protein translates to MTAREQGVVKWFNDTKGFGFIQRNGGDDVFVHFRAIVGEGHRSLRDGQRVEFSVVQGQKGFQAENVQPLD
- a CDS encoding sulfurtransferase TusA family protein; the protein is MTDTPNSPEIIDALGQPCPMPLLMLKRALKKTEGSKQYLLKSSDPHSEIDVTRYCKIQQLQCQTQKISDHEFHYLIESM
- the rpoH gene encoding RNA polymerase sigma factor RpoH; this encodes MTTDSSNQLMPLSLSAPGVNLGAYISTVNQIPILTAEQEKELAERYYYDQDLDAAKLLVMSHLRFVVHIARSYAGYGLPQGDLIQEGNLGLMKAVKRFDPNMGVRLVSFAVHWIKAEIHEYVIRNWRIVKIATTKAQRKLFFNLRSLKKSSKRLTLEEAKSIANDLNVTPEQVLEMEGRLTAYDAAFEAQGDDDDDTPHTAPALYLEDNRYDPARLIEEEDYEEQSTSALHEAMEQLDDRSRNILQRRWLDDDKSTLHELAAEYNVSAERIRQLEKNAMEKIKTAMSAS
- a CDS encoding DUF423 domain-containing protein translates to MWIAISALNLALAVMLGAFGAHGLKSFATPEQLAWWGTATQYFFYHAIGLLILGVLHKTTVTFPIKIPFILIQIGIIFFCGSLYIMALGLPRILGAITPIGGAFMIAGWLLLAWQAIKHAK
- the thiS gene encoding sulfur carrier protein ThiS; this encodes MHIYLNGESTDTSCENLQQLIQSLALEGKRFAVEKNQQIIPKSRLEQTAIAPEDHIEIIQAVGGG
- a CDS encoding thiazole synthase translates to MQDSPLIIGSRTFQSRLLVGTGKYKDLNETDLAIQASGAEIVTVAIRRVNIGQHADQPNLLSVIPPEKYTILPNTAGCFDADSAIRTCMLARELLDGHNLVKLEVLGDEKTLYPNVTATLKAAQTLIDDGFEIMVYTSDDPIVAQELESMGCVAIMPLGSLIGSGLGILNPHTISIIKENAKVPVLVDAGVGTASDAAIAMELGCDGVLMNTAIAAAQNPILMASAMKKAVEAGREAFLAGRMPRKRMANASSPETGYFFK
- a CDS encoding HD domain-containing protein, with protein sequence MQQYLTVLEKSWFELHQHYHFSEPQKVFNKLIAAYSEKQRAYHTLQHLYECLVLVDSIRADLNDAHAVVLALWFHDAVYDPQAKDNELKSAELFEQYLAQDLPNDIVEKIKRWIVATQKHASTDELDLQFLLDIDLAILAASPDRFAEYEQQIQQENAWVDPDVYSIKRKEVLAHFYQTEPLYQTEYFQQSFEQRAKGNLRGILDGK
- the yaaA gene encoding peroxide stress protein YaaA gives rise to the protein MLALISPAKTLDYTTALPTDTHTQPRLLAQSQQLIDVCRKLSATEIASLMTVSEKIANLNVERFRDWNADFDFSNARQALFAFKGDVYTGLDAYHLKDQEIDFAQQHLRMLSGLYGLLRPLDLMMPYRLEMGTKLKNKRGHNLYEFWGSIITDQINQDLAEIDAKVLVNLASDEYYKSVNEKKIQAEIIKPVFLDQKNGKYKVISFYAKKARGLMARYLIENKLSQAEQLKAFDSEGYYFDAESSSDKELVFKRDEQHAA
- a CDS encoding alpha/beta hydrolase, which produces MSEQLFIQGPVGQIEMFVDQPQGEITGFAVVCHPHPLQGGTPHHKVPVLLAQIFNEMGCVVYRPSFRGLAGSEGTHDQGHGETDDIMAVIEYAREKHAGLTFYAGGFSFGSHVLAKCQAQLSNELRPKQLVLCGLPTGSVVDLRHYKTPAIDGDILFVHGEQDDITLLSDMIAWAKPQKHPITILPGANHFFTGYLKQLRQVITRFLKL